The following are encoded together in the Capsulimonas corticalis genome:
- the pepF gene encoding oligoendopeptidase F, protein MSQTLPRRQDVPLERQWAVESVFASREEWEAAFAAVDAKIPGLARFEGRIGESGALLLQATEEIEAVSQALEPVWLYAGMLAAGDAGDQEAQALTSRARELHTRFSTAVAFYDPDFLAISAEALATFQADEPKLDLYRHRFDTLALTKPHVRSSEVEGVLAQVGEISAGPHAAHSALIDADLKFADAVTPSGERLTVAQGSVASLVQHADRAVRKAAWESYADGYLGMKNTLAACLTTSGKSQIFKVRTRGYENVLHSRILTDAIPRVVVDNLLAAVKENLPVWHRYWNVLRKGLGVEKLHGYDVPLYESPATLTKNRSPLPFAQAVEIICDGMARLGERYLGPMRRGLLEDRWVDAWPNVGKGSGAFSSGTYGTRPFIMMNYDDDFLSLSTLAHELGHSMHSYLSWEKQPYVYADYSLFAAETASNFNQAMVRAHLLKTVTDRNIRLQVLEEAISNFHRYLFVMPTLAAFELDFYTRLETRQPVTADSMSAKIVALFREGYGDAVELDEPRLGITWAQFGHLYSAYYVYQYATGISAANALAQQVLAEGQPAADRYLAFLEAGGSLYPLDALKLAGIDMTSPAPITAAFGVLSGMIDEMEALVG, encoded by the coding sequence ATGAGCCAGACATTGCCTCGTCGTCAGGACGTCCCGCTGGAGCGCCAGTGGGCGGTGGAAAGTGTGTTCGCGTCCCGGGAAGAGTGGGAGGCGGCGTTCGCCGCCGTGGACGCCAAGATCCCTGGGCTGGCGCGTTTTGAGGGACGGATCGGGGAATCGGGGGCGCTGCTGCTGCAGGCGACGGAGGAGATCGAGGCGGTGTCGCAGGCGCTGGAGCCGGTGTGGCTTTATGCGGGGATGCTTGCGGCGGGCGACGCGGGGGATCAGGAGGCGCAGGCGCTGACCAGTCGGGCGCGGGAGCTCCATACTCGATTTAGCACGGCGGTCGCGTTCTACGATCCCGACTTTCTAGCGATTTCCGCCGAGGCCCTCGCAACGTTTCAGGCCGACGAGCCGAAGCTGGATCTGTATCGACATCGGTTTGACACGCTGGCGCTGACCAAACCGCATGTGCGGTCGTCCGAAGTCGAGGGAGTTCTGGCGCAGGTGGGCGAGATCTCCGCCGGGCCGCACGCCGCGCATAGCGCGCTGATCGACGCCGACTTGAAGTTCGCTGACGCCGTCACGCCGTCCGGAGAGCGCCTGACAGTCGCGCAGGGCTCGGTGGCCTCGCTTGTGCAGCACGCCGACCGCGCCGTGCGCAAAGCCGCCTGGGAATCGTACGCCGATGGATATCTCGGCATGAAGAACACGCTGGCGGCGTGCTTGACGACCTCCGGGAAATCCCAGATCTTCAAAGTCCGGACGCGCGGTTATGAGAACGTCCTGCACTCACGCATTCTCACCGACGCCATCCCGCGCGTCGTCGTGGACAACCTGCTCGCCGCCGTGAAAGAGAACCTGCCCGTCTGGCATCGCTATTGGAATGTGCTGCGCAAGGGACTGGGAGTGGAGAAGCTGCACGGTTACGATGTCCCCCTTTACGAAAGCCCGGCGACGCTGACCAAAAACCGCTCGCCGCTGCCGTTCGCGCAGGCCGTGGAGATCATCTGCGACGGCATGGCGCGGCTCGGCGAACGCTATCTCGGCCCGATGCGCCGGGGGCTTCTCGAAGATCGATGGGTGGACGCGTGGCCGAATGTCGGCAAGGGCAGCGGCGCGTTCTCCTCGGGAACGTATGGAACGCGCCCGTTTATCATGATGAACTACGACGACGATTTCCTTTCCCTGAGCACGCTGGCGCACGAGTTAGGCCACTCGATGCACTCATATTTGAGCTGGGAAAAACAGCCGTATGTGTACGCCGACTATTCGCTGTTCGCCGCCGAAACGGCGTCGAATTTCAATCAGGCGATGGTGCGCGCGCATCTCCTCAAGACGGTCACCGACCGCAATATCCGCCTGCAAGTGCTGGAGGAAGCGATCAGCAACTTCCATCGTTATCTGTTCGTGATGCCGACGCTGGCCGCCTTCGAGCTGGATTTCTACACCCGCCTCGAAACCCGCCAGCCCGTCACGGCGGACAGCATGTCCGCCAAGATCGTTGCGCTGTTCCGCGAAGGCTACGGCGACGCCGTGGAGCTGGATGAGCCGCGCCTCGGGATCACCTGGGCGCAGTTCGGCCATCTTTACAGCGCCTACTACGTGTATCAATACGCGACCGGCATCTCGGCGGCGAACGCCCTCGCCCAGCAAGTCCTCGCCGAAGGCCAGCCCGCCGCCGACCGCTATCTGGCGTTCCTGGAAGCCGGCGGTTCGCTCTATCCGCTGGACGCCTTAAAACTCGCCGGGATCGATATGACCTCGCCCGCGCCGATCACAGCGGCGTTCGGGGTTCTGTCGGGAATGATCGATGAGATGGAGGCGTTGGTGGGGTAA